One genomic segment of Streptomyces sp. TLI_146 includes these proteins:
- the leuS gene encoding leucine--tRNA ligase, with product MSETNPAAAEPVAPHRYTAAMAADIEARWQDFWDADGTYAAPNPSGDLAGDPAVVARPKKFIMDMFPYPSGAGLHVGHPLGYIATDVFARHQRMTGHNVLHTLGFDAFGLPAEQYAVQTGTHPRTSTEANMENMKAQLRRLGLGHDKRRSFATIDPDYYKWTQWIFVQIFNSWYDAEAKKARPISELVAQFESGERQAPTTRAWSELSAAERAEVLGGYRLAYASDAPVNWCPGLGTVLANEEVTADGRSERGNFPVFKAKLRQWNMRITAYADRLLNDLDALDWPEAIKLQQRNWIGRSEGARVDFPVGTEGDAITVFTTRQDTLFGATYMVLAPEHELVDSIVPAAWPEGTHEVWTGGHATPAEAVAKYRAFAASKSDVERQADAKEKTGVFTGAYAVNPISGDQVPVFIADYVLMGYGTGAIMAVPAHDSRDFAFARAFELPMRCVVEPSDDRGTDTSTWDDAFGSYDAKLVNSASADISLDGLGVAEAKEKITDWLAERGIGEGTVNFRLRDWLFSRQRYWGEPFPIVYDEDGVAHALPESMLPLELPEVEDYSPRTFDPDDADTSPETPLSRNEDWVNVTLDLGDGPKTYRRETNTMPNWAGSCWYELRYLDPHNSEKLVDPAIEQYWMGPREGQPHGGVDLYVGGAEHAVLHLLYARFWSKVLFDLGHVSSAEPFHKLYNQGMIQAYVYRDSRGFPVAAAEVEERDGKFFFEGEPVKRELGKMGKSLKNAVTPDEICAEYGADTLRLYEMAMGPLDVSRPWDTRAVVGQYRLLQRLWRNIVDETTGEVTVTDAEPDEATLRALHKAIDGAGGDLAEMRFNTAIAKITELNNHLTKAGGALPRSVAEPLVLLVAPLAPHIAEELWRKLGHQDSVVHQDFPVADPAYVVDETVTCVVQIKGKVKARLEIPPTISDEELEKLALADEAVVAALGGAGIRKVIVRAPKLVNIVPA from the coding sequence ATGAGCGAGACGAACCCCGCTGCCGCAGAGCCGGTAGCGCCGCACCGCTACACGGCCGCCATGGCCGCCGACATCGAGGCACGCTGGCAGGACTTCTGGGACGCCGACGGCACTTACGCGGCGCCGAACCCCAGTGGTGACCTGGCCGGGGACCCGGCGGTCGTCGCCCGGCCCAAAAAGTTCATCATGGACATGTTCCCGTACCCCTCGGGTGCGGGACTGCACGTCGGCCACCCGCTGGGCTACATCGCCACGGACGTCTTCGCCCGTCACCAGCGCATGACCGGCCACAACGTGCTGCACACGCTGGGCTTCGACGCCTTCGGCCTGCCGGCCGAGCAGTACGCGGTGCAGACCGGCACGCACCCTCGGACCTCCACCGAGGCCAACATGGAGAACATGAAGGCGCAGCTGCGCCGACTGGGCCTGGGCCACGACAAGCGCCGCTCCTTCGCGACGATCGACCCGGACTACTACAAGTGGACCCAGTGGATCTTCGTCCAGATCTTCAACTCCTGGTACGACGCCGAGGCGAAGAAGGCCCGCCCGATCTCCGAGCTGGTCGCCCAGTTCGAGAGCGGTGAGCGCCAGGCTCCCACCACGCGCGCGTGGAGCGAGCTGAGCGCCGCCGAGCGCGCCGAGGTCCTGGGCGGCTACCGCCTGGCGTACGCCTCGGACGCGCCGGTCAACTGGTGCCCGGGCCTGGGCACCGTGCTGGCCAACGAGGAGGTCACCGCCGACGGCCGCTCCGAGCGCGGCAACTTCCCCGTCTTCAAGGCGAAGCTGCGCCAGTGGAACATGCGCATCACCGCCTACGCGGACCGCCTGCTGAACGACCTGGACGCGCTGGACTGGCCGGAGGCCATCAAGCTGCAGCAGCGCAACTGGATCGGCCGCTCCGAGGGCGCCCGCGTGGACTTCCCGGTGGGCACCGAGGGCGACGCGATCACCGTCTTCACCACCCGCCAGGACACCCTGTTCGGCGCCACCTACATGGTGCTGGCGCCCGAGCACGAGCTGGTCGACTCGATCGTCCCCGCCGCCTGGCCCGAGGGCACCCACGAGGTGTGGACCGGCGGACACGCCACCCCCGCCGAGGCCGTCGCCAAGTACCGCGCCTTCGCCGCGTCCAAGTCCGACGTGGAGCGCCAGGCCGACGCCAAGGAGAAGACCGGCGTCTTCACCGGCGCGTACGCGGTCAACCCGATCAGCGGCGACCAGGTCCCCGTCTTCATCGCGGACTACGTCCTGATGGGCTACGGCACCGGCGCGATCATGGCCGTCCCGGCGCACGACTCCCGGGACTTCGCCTTCGCGCGCGCCTTCGAGCTGCCGATGCGCTGTGTCGTCGAGCCCTCGGACGACCGCGGCACCGACACCTCGACCTGGGACGACGCGTTCGGCTCGTACGACGCCAAGCTGGTCAACTCGGCGAGCGCCGACATCTCCCTGGACGGCCTGGGCGTCGCCGAGGCCAAGGAGAAGATCACCGACTGGCTGGCCGAGCGCGGCATCGGCGAGGGCACCGTCAACTTCCGGCTGCGCGACTGGCTGTTCAGCCGCCAGCGCTACTGGGGCGAGCCCTTCCCGATCGTCTACGACGAGGACGGCGTCGCCCACGCGCTGCCCGAGTCGATGCTGCCGCTGGAGCTGCCCGAGGTCGAGGACTACTCGCCGCGCACGTTCGACCCGGACGACGCGGACACCTCGCCCGAGACGCCGCTGTCGCGCAACGAGGACTGGGTCAACGTCACCCTGGACCTGGGCGACGGCCCCAAGACGTACCGCCGCGAGACCAACACCATGCCCAACTGGGCCGGTTCCTGCTGGTACGAGCTGCGCTACCTGGACCCGCACAACAGCGAGAAGCTGGTCGACCCGGCCATCGAGCAGTACTGGATGGGCCCGCGCGAGGGCCAGCCGCACGGCGGCGTCGACCTGTACGTCGGCGGCGCCGAGCACGCCGTGCTGCACCTGCTGTACGCGCGCTTCTGGTCCAAGGTCCTGTTCGACCTGGGGCACGTCTCGTCGGCCGAGCCGTTCCACAAGCTGTACAACCAGGGCATGATCCAGGCGTACGTCTACCGGGACAGCCGCGGCTTCCCGGTGGCGGCCGCCGAGGTCGAGGAGCGCGACGGCAAGTTCTTCTTCGAGGGCGAGCCCGTCAAGCGCGAGCTGGGCAAGATGGGCAAGTCCCTGAAGAACGCGGTCACTCCGGACGAGATCTGCGCCGAGTACGGCGCGGACACCCTGCGCCTGTACGAGATGGCGATGGGCCCGCTGGACGTGTCGCGGCCCTGGGACACGCGCGCGGTGGTCGGTCAGTACCGCCTGCTGCAGCGCCTGTGGCGCAACATCGTCGACGAGACGACCGGCGAGGTCACCGTCACCGACGCCGAGCCGGACGAGGCGACCCTGCGCGCCCTGCACAAGGCGATCGACGGTGCCGGCGGCGACCTGGCGGAGATGCGCTTCAACACCGCCATCGCCAAGATCACCGAGCTGAACAACCACCTGACCAAGGCGGGCGGCGCGCTGCCGCGTTCGGTCGCGGAGCCGCTGGTGCTGCTGGTGGCGCCGCTGGCCCCGCACATCGCCGAGGAGCTGTGGCGCAAGCTGGGCCACCAGGACTCGGTCGTCCACCAGGACTTCCCGGTCGCCGACCCCGCGTACGTCGTGGACGAGACCGTGACCTGCGTCGTGCAGATCAAGGGCAAGGTCAAGGCGCGCCTGGAGATCCCGCCCACCATCTCCGACGAGGAGCTGGAGAAGCTGGCCCTGGCCGACGAGGCGGTCGTCGCGGCGCTGGGCGGCGCCGGGATCCGCAAGGTCATCGTGCGGGCGCCGAAGCTGGTGAACATCGTTCCCGCGTGA
- a CDS encoding NADH-quinone oxidoreductase subunit NuoF family protein — translation MNAPLPDVPEVRVVGLPQLTAGFDLVERLGLDMHLKVHGPLEPVPGEQLAQLAEDISLNGRGGAGFPFARKLRAVAKSAIRRGVRPVVVVNASEGEPACRKDTVLVNRAPHLVLDGALLAAEALGARTLVVAVTRDSTEASIRAAFAERGLADRRGPALRARVVRTPERMVSGEASSVIRAAGGGPAMPPGRKVRASDTGIGGAPTLLSNAETYAQLAVAARVGPRRYSHSGLPTEPGTVLLTLSGAVARPMVVEVPTGVPLRYVLQLAGAPPVPQGVLTGGYHGSWLDAAAAHDAVISRESLAALGGALGAGAILPIGPETCPLGEALRIANWLAAETSGQCGPCRLGLPAAAGGLADVMNGGGPAALEALREVTGAVKGRGACKHPDGSARFLTSTVNAFTDDLAAHVLGGGCGRPTLGLLPLPGDGYQEEGIPSGEKVLVDWTLCEGHGLCADLIPELIRLGADGYPAVADATVPMHLRGRAQRAVRRCPALALRIEGAPAEMPALTAPARKALGSGRG, via the coding sequence GTGAACGCGCCACTGCCCGACGTCCCCGAGGTGCGGGTCGTCGGACTCCCGCAACTGACCGCGGGGTTCGACCTCGTCGAGCGCCTCGGCCTCGACATGCACCTGAAGGTGCACGGCCCGCTGGAGCCGGTGCCCGGCGAGCAGCTGGCCCAGCTCGCCGAGGACATCTCGCTCAACGGGCGCGGCGGCGCCGGGTTCCCGTTCGCCCGCAAGCTGCGGGCGGTCGCCAAGTCCGCGATACGCCGGGGGGTGCGCCCGGTCGTGGTGGTCAACGCGAGCGAGGGAGAGCCCGCCTGCCGCAAGGACACGGTCCTGGTGAACCGGGCGCCCCATCTGGTCCTGGACGGCGCTCTGCTGGCCGCTGAGGCCCTGGGCGCCCGCACCCTGGTGGTCGCCGTCACCCGGGACTCCACGGAGGCCTCGATCCGCGCGGCCTTCGCCGAGCGGGGTCTGGCCGACCGGCGCGGGCCCGCGCTGCGCGCGCGCGTGGTGCGCACTCCGGAGCGGATGGTCTCCGGCGAGGCCTCGTCCGTGATCCGGGCGGCGGGCGGCGGGCCCGCGATGCCGCCGGGCCGCAAGGTGCGTGCCTCGGACACCGGCATCGGGGGCGCGCCGACGCTGCTGTCCAACGCGGAGACGTACGCGCAGCTCGCGGTGGCCGCCCGGGTCGGCCCGCGCAGATACAGCCACTCCGGGCTGCCCACCGAGCCCGGCACGGTCCTGCTGACGCTCTCCGGGGCGGTGGCCCGCCCGATGGTGGTGGAGGTGCCGACGGGCGTGCCGCTGCGGTACGTGCTCCAGCTGGCCGGGGCGCCGCCGGTGCCCCAGGGCGTGCTGACCGGCGGCTACCACGGGAGCTGGCTGGACGCGGCGGCCGCGCACGACGCCGTGATCTCGCGGGAGTCCCTCGCCGCGCTCGGCGGCGCGCTCGGCGCGGGCGCGATCCTGCCGATCGGGCCGGAGACGTGTCCGCTGGGCGAGGCGCTGCGGATCGCCAACTGGCTGGCGGCCGAGACCTCCGGCCAGTGCGGCCCGTGCCGGCTCGGGCTGCCGGCCGCGGCGGGCGGCCTCGCGGACGTCATGAACGGCGGCGGCCCGGCCGCCCTGGAGGCCCTGCGCGAGGTGACGGGCGCCGTCAAGGGGCGCGGCGCCTGCAAGCACCCGGACGGCTCGGCCCGCTTCCTGACGTCCACCGTCAACGCGTTCACCGACGATCTGGCGGCGCACGTCCTGGGCGGCGGCTGCGGCCGCCCCACGCTGGGCCTGCTGCCGCTGCCGGGCGACGGCTACCAGGAGGAGGGCATCCCCAGCGGCGAGAAGGTGCTGGTCGACTGGACGCTGTGCGAGGGGCACGGGCTGTGCGCGGACCTCATCCCGGAGCTGATCCGGCTGGGCGCCGACGGCTACCCGGCGGTGGCGGACGCGACCGTCCCGATGCATCTGCGGGGGCGCGCGCAGCGGGCGGTGCGCCGGTGCCCCGCGCTGGCGCTGCGGATCGAGGGGGCGCCCGCCGAGATGCCCGCGCTGACCGCGCCGGCCCGCAAGGCCCTGGGCAGCGGCCGCGGTTGA
- a CDS encoding glycosyltransferase 87 family protein, producing MTVNVLAQTAARLTPVRRPVALAAAACLLSFAVFWVAQRAAGVSMIDLMVYRAEGGTVRAGADLYEMRATRARLPTTYPPFAALLFTPLTLLGVPEMRTLATMANLALLVALAHLSLRLAGRERPGAALWVAALAVWCEPVWTTLRYGQINLLLAVAVLWDLTRRAGHRGAGAGIGLAAAVKLTPALFALFLLLTGLVRARGAGANPWLRQAATALAVFAGATLATAVALPADSRRFWTSTVFETSRVGHAEDTANQSLRGVLARLLHTGAPGAWWTAAAALTAVLGLYAAVRAELRGERARAVLCCAATALLVSPVSWSHHWVWCVPGLVLLGAHRVRGALAALVFGSYALWWVPHGADRPELAQNGLQMALSALYPLAGAAFVAAVALGPRRAAPLRPWRRSRTS from the coding sequence GTGACCGTGAACGTGCTCGCGCAGACCGCCGCCCGTCTCACCCCCGTCCGCCGCCCCGTGGCGCTCGCCGCCGCGGCCTGCCTGCTCTCGTTCGCCGTCTTCTGGGTCGCCCAGCGGGCCGCCGGGGTGTCGATGATCGACCTGATGGTCTACCGGGCGGAGGGAGGAACCGTACGGGCCGGGGCGGATCTGTACGAGATGCGCGCCACGCGCGCGAGGCTGCCCACCACCTACCCGCCGTTCGCCGCGCTGCTGTTCACCCCGCTGACGCTGCTGGGCGTGCCCGAGATGCGCACGCTCGCCACGATGGCGAACCTCGCCCTCCTTGTCGCGCTCGCCCACCTCTCGCTGCGGCTGGCGGGGCGGGAGCGGCCGGGGGCCGCGCTGTGGGTGGCGGCGCTCGCGGTGTGGTGCGAGCCGGTGTGGACGACCCTGCGCTACGGCCAGATCAATCTGCTGCTCGCGGTCGCCGTCCTGTGGGATCTGACCCGGCGGGCGGGCCACCGGGGGGCGGGCGCGGGCATCGGCCTCGCGGCCGCGGTGAAGCTCACACCGGCGCTGTTCGCGCTGTTCCTGCTGCTCACCGGTCTCGTACGCGCGCGTGGAGCGGGTGCGAACCCGTGGCTGCGGCAGGCGGCGACGGCGCTGGCGGTGTTCGCCGGGGCGACGCTGGCGACCGCCGTCGCGCTGCCCGCCGACTCGCGCCGGTTCTGGACGTCGACGGTCTTCGAGACGAGCCGGGTCGGCCACGCCGAGGACACCGCGAACCAGTCGCTGCGCGGAGTGCTGGCCCGGCTGCTGCACACCGGCGCCCCGGGTGCCTGGTGGACGGCGGCCGCGGCCCTCACGGCGGTGCTCGGCCTGTATGCGGCGGTCCGGGCCGAGCTGCGCGGCGAGCGGGCCCGGGCGGTGCTGTGCTGCGCGGCCACGGCGCTCCTGGTGAGCCCGGTCTCCTGGTCGCACCACTGGGTGTGGTGCGTGCCCGGGCTCGTGCTGCTCGGGGCCCACCGGGTCCGCGGGGCACTCGCCGCCCTGGTCTTCGGCTCGTACGCCCTGTGGTGGGTGCCCCACGGGGCGGACCGCCCCGAACTAGCCCAGAACGGGCTGCAGATGGCGCTCTCGGCGCTCTATCCGCTGGCCGGGGCCGCCTTCGTGGCGGCGGTGGCGCTCGGGCCGCGGCGGGCGGCGCCGCTCAGGCCGTGGCGAAGGAGTAGAACCTCTTGA
- a CDS encoding MFS transporter: MLAAQFMALLDVFIVNVAAPTIRAELHASGAALQLVVAGYTIAYAVLLITGARLGDLLGHRRLYLAGLAVFTAASLACGLAGTAGQLIAFRLVQGAGSALMIPQVLSLIQRNFTGEARVRALGVYSAVLATGAAAGQVLGGILVSADLFGTSWRPVFLVNVPIGIVLLALGVRHLPRERREHRGAARWARDLDLPGLVLLGASVTLLTVPLVLGQEEDWPLWAWLSLASSALLFAAFWAYESRLARRGGAPLIAPRVLRLPGMGLAVVRIAIVMAINAGFLFTLTLHIQGGLGYSALRAGLTFAPTAVVFGTVGLTWRRWPARWQRALVPGGFALTAVSTLATGLLQRGGGTGGLVVYVTYAGVGAGLALAFSPTFAGALAGVRPEDAADASGLLATVNQLGQLIGVAAFGTLFLNRLTTGAHTSGGALWACSLALAGAALAGALTGLVSRRR, translated from the coding sequence GTGCTCGCGGCGCAGTTCATGGCGCTCCTCGACGTCTTCATCGTCAACGTCGCCGCCCCCACCATCCGCGCCGAACTGCACGCCTCCGGCGCCGCGTTGCAGCTGGTCGTCGCCGGATACACCATCGCGTACGCGGTGCTGCTCATCACCGGGGCGCGCCTGGGCGACCTGCTCGGGCACCGCCGCCTCTACCTGGCCGGGCTGGCCGTCTTCACGGCCGCCTCGCTCGCCTGCGGCCTGGCCGGGACGGCCGGCCAGCTGATCGCATTCCGGCTGGTGCAGGGCGCCGGATCGGCGCTGATGATCCCGCAGGTGCTCAGCCTCATCCAGCGCAACTTCACCGGCGAGGCACGCGTGCGTGCCCTCGGGGTCTACTCCGCCGTGCTCGCCACCGGAGCGGCCGCCGGGCAGGTCCTGGGCGGCATCCTGGTCAGCGCCGACCTCTTCGGCACCAGCTGGCGGCCGGTGTTCCTGGTCAACGTGCCCATCGGGATCGTGCTGCTGGCGCTCGGCGTGCGCCACCTGCCCCGGGAACGCCGCGAGCACCGCGGCGCGGCCCGCTGGGCACGCGACCTGGACCTGCCCGGCCTGGTGCTGCTCGGCGCCTCCGTCACGCTGCTCACGGTGCCCCTGGTGCTCGGCCAGGAGGAGGACTGGCCGCTGTGGGCCTGGCTGTCGCTGGCGTCCAGCGCGCTGCTGTTCGCCGCGTTCTGGGCGTACGAGTCGCGCCTGGCCCGGCGCGGCGGCGCCCCGCTGATCGCACCCAGGGTGCTGCGGCTGCCCGGCATGGGCCTCGCGGTCGTCCGGATCGCCATCGTGATGGCCATCAACGCGGGCTTCCTGTTCACCCTCACCCTGCACATCCAGGGCGGCCTCGGCTACAGCGCGCTGCGCGCGGGACTGACCTTCGCGCCGACCGCCGTGGTCTTCGGCACGGTCGGGCTCACCTGGCGGCGCTGGCCCGCCCGCTGGCAACGGGCGCTGGTGCCGGGCGGATTCGCGCTGACCGCGGTGTCGACCCTGGCGACCGGTCTGCTCCAGCGCGGCGGCGGTACGGGCGGGCTGGTCGTCTACGTGACGTACGCCGGTGTCGGCGCCGGCCTGGCGCTGGCCTTCAGCCCCACCTTCGCGGGGGCGCTCGCGGGCGTACGGCCCGAGGACGCGGCGGACGCCAGCGGACTGCTCGCCACCGTGAACCAGCTGGGCCAGCTGATCGGCGTCGCCGCCTTCGGCACGCTCTTCCTGAACCGGCTCACGACGGGGGCGCACACCTCCGGCGGCGCGCTGTGGGCGTGCTCTCTCGCGCTGGCCGGAGCGGCCCTCGCGGGGGCGCTGACGGGTCTCGTATCACGACGTCGCTGA